Within Caproicibacterium argilliputei, the genomic segment CAAAGCGCTCCGCGTCATCGTAGTGCCCGTACAGCCCCTTGCGCTTGAAGTAATACTGGTTGTCAATCAGGTAGTAAATCACCCCGCCGGCGCGCGCCTCAAACACGCCGCAGTACTGCCGCCGCCACGCGACCGGCACGGATAGGCTGGTGACGAACTTCATGCCGTCCCGCATTTCTTGCGGAATGTCCTCATACAGCGGCATCACCACACGGCAGCCAATCAGCCGCTGCCGCAGGGCCTGCGGCAGCGAACCTGCCACATCCGCCAGACCGCCGGTCGCCGCAAAGGGCCGCGCTTCACTTGTGCAATATAAGATTTTCATGAAAAATCATCCCTTCCTGTTTCAGTTGCCGGCTGTGCCGGTTTCCGCGTGCACCTTACACCACGCTGCCTTTATTGATGAACACCGGGTAGGACTGGAACCCCATCAGCGAACGTTCCTCTTTAATTACAACGTCTTTGTCCATAATAACATAGTCCAGTTTGCAGTCCTGCCCAATCATGCTGTCCTGCATAATCACGCAGTTGCTCACTTTCGAGTTTTTCCCGATGTGTACCCCGCGGAACAGCACACAGTTTTCGACGCTGCCCTCAATGACGCAGCCGTCTGCAATCAGACTATTGGAAACTTCGCTGCCCAGCCCGTAGCGGGTGGGCATATCATCGCGTACCTTGGTGTAAACCGGGCGATTCGGCGTAAAAAGTTCGCTGCGCACCTTCGGCTGCATCAGTGCCATATTGGATTCAAAGTAGTCGTTCATGCTGCAGATAGAACGGAAGAACCCGTTAAATTCATAGCCGTGGAAGCGATAGTTAGCAATATTGCGCTGAATAAAGTCACGCTCAAAGTTGTACAAATTGCGGCTGACACAGTCGGAAATCAGTTTTATCAGCAGATCACGCCCAATCAGCAGCATCGGCAGGGCGTAGTTGCAGTCGCCCTCGTCTCGCGGCCCAACCAGGGCATCCCGCACCATGCCGTCCGGGTCAATCTCATAAGCCACCGGAGAGGCATACTTCTCTGGAATATGTCCATAGCGGTACACCAGCGTAACGTCCGCACCGGTTTTGATGTGGGAAGCCAGCACTTTTTTGCAGTCGATGTTGCAAACATAGTCGCTGTCGGTCATAAACACATATTCATCTTTTGAGTGAGAAAGAAAGCGCATCACCGACGCAAGCGCCTCAATCCGGTTGTTGTACTCTGCGCTGCCGTTAGAAAAGGGCGGCAGCATAAACAACCCCTCCCTCTTGCGCGAAAGGTCCCATGCCTTGCCGGAACCAAGATGATCCATCAGGGACTGATAGTTGCTTTTGGTAATCACGCCGACGTTGTTAATCCCCGAATTCACCATATTAGAAAGCGTGAAGTCAATTAAGCGGTAGCGCCCACCAAACGGCACACTGCCCATGGCGCGCGTTTCTGTCAGCTCACGCACTTTTTCATCGTGCATATTGGCAAAAATAATGCCAAGCACATGGTTCACATTCATTTCTTCTGCGCCTCCTCTGCCATTGTTTCTGCATCCACCATTGCCTTTGGCGGAATGACTGTGCCGGGCTGCACCATGCAGTCGCTGCCGACCACAGCCACGCCCCACTCGTCCTTATCGTCCATATCCTCCGGGCGCTGGCCGACCACCGCGTTTTTGCCGATAACCGTATTTTCCGCAACAATGGCATACTGCACAACCGCGCCCTCCTCAATGCGCGTGCCGGGCATGATAATCGAATCGCGCACCACCGCGCCGGGCGCAATGTAAACACCGGAGAACAGAACCGCAAAGTCAATTTCGCCGTACACATTGGCACCCTCTGCCACCAGTGAATTTTGCACCTTGGCGTCCTTGGAAATATAGTGCGGCGGCATGACCGGATTGCGGCAGTAGATTTTCCAAGTATTCTCTGATAAATCCAGCGGAATGTTGGGGTTGAGCAAATCCATGTTGGATTCCCAGAGGCTTTCGACAGTGCCGACATCCTTCCAGTATCCCTCAAAAGGGTACGCAAACATCCGCTCGCCTGCCTGCAGCATGGCGGGCAGCACATCATGCCCAAAGTCATTGCTGCTTTTCGGAGTGGCTTCGTCCTCTTCCAGATATTTTTTCAGCTTACTCCAGGTAAATACATAGATGCCCATGCTGGCTTTGTTGCTTTTTGGCTTTTTGGGCTTTTCATCAAACTCATAAATGGAGTTGTCCTCGTTGGTGTTCAGGATACCGAAACGCGGTGCTTCCTCCATAGGAACTTCGATTTCCGCAATGGTGCAGTCCGCATTCTTTTCCTTGTGGTAGGCAACCATCTGTGAGTAATCCATCTTGTAAATATGGTCGCCGGAAAGAATGACCACATACTCCGGGCTGTAACGCTCAATGTACGGCATATTCTGATAAATGGCATTGGCGGTTCCCTTGTACCAATCTGACTTTCTGCTGCGCTGATATGGTGGCAGCACCCGCACCCCCGCATTCATACTGTCCAAATCCCACGGCTGACCGGAGCCGATATATTCGTTCAGTTCCAGCGGTTGGTACTGGGTGAGCACCCCAACTGTTTCAATGCCGGAATTCACGCAGTTGGAAAGCGGGAAATCGATAATTCGGTACTTCCCGCCGTAGGGAACCGCTGGTTTTGCAAGCTTTTTTGTCAGCACCCCAAGCCGGCTCCCCTGGCCACCCGCCAGGATCATCGCCACTACTTCTTGTTTAGGCAACATGATTTTGTTCCTCCTTCGTATACGCTTTCTTTGGTTCTGCTTTTGCACCCATTATGGTTTCAGCACCGGTTTTGGCTGTCTGGCGGTGCGCTTTTTGGCTGTCTGTGCCGGCTTCTGTATCCGGGCTTTGGGTTTCACTGCCGTCTGTTCGGCAGCTTTCCGTAGATAAATGGTAGAAAGCGGCGGCAGGTGCAGGTTTACAGACTGCTCCATGCCGTGCATCGGAAATTCCTTTTCACTGACCAGGTGCCTGCCGTTTGACAAACCGCTGCCACCGAAGCGGCTCCAATCCGTGGAGAAGACTTCTTCATAAATACCGTCATACGGCACACCAATACGGTACTGCGGCCGCTCAACCGGCACAAAGTTGCAGACAATGAGCAGCTCCTCATGTGCCTTGTTAAAGCGGCGAAACGCAATCACGCTCTGGTCACAGTCATCACTGCTGATCCACGAAAAGCCCTCCCAGCTGAAATCAATTTCCCACAGGGGAGAGTTTTTCAGGTAGAATTGATTCAGTTCTCGGAAAAAGCGGTGCTGCGCCTCGTGCTGCGGGTACTGCAGCAACAGCCAGTCCAATTCCTGCTCATAGTTCCACTCAATAAACTGCCCCAACTCTGTGCCCATAAACAGCAGCTTTTTGCCCGGGTGCGCCATCATGTACCCCATGAACGCCCGCACACCGGCAAATTTCTGCTCTGCGGTGCCGGGCATTTTGTTCATCAGGGAACACTTGCCGTGCACCACTTCATCGTGGGAAATGGGCAGAATGAAATTTTCTGCAAAGGCGTAGAAGAAAGAAAACGTGACGTCCTTCTGGTTGTACTTGCGCCCCAGCGGGTCCAACGCCATGTAGTGCATCATGTCGTTCATCCAGCCCATATTCCACTTATAGTTAAAGCCCAGCCCGCCCATGTAGGTCGGCTTGCTGACCATCGGCCAGCTGGTGGACTCCTCTGCAATCATCATCACCGTGGGAAACCGTTCGAAAACCGCTTCGTTGAGCTTCTGCAGAAACGCAATGGCCTCCAGATTTTCCCGGCCGCCGTCTTTGTTCGGCACCCACTCGCCGTCCTTGCGGCTGTAATCCAGATACAGCATAGAGGCAACGGCGTCCACCCGAATTCCGTCAATGTGGTACTGCTCCAGCCAGAACACCGCGCTCGAAATCAAAAAGCTAACGACCTCCGGTCTGCCATAGTCAAACACCAGCGTGCCCCAGTCCCTGTGTTCACCCTTGCGGGGATCTGCGTACTCATAGCATGCGGTGCCGTCAAAGCGCGCCAGCCCGGACGCATCCTTGGGAAAGTGTGCGGGCACCCAGTCCATAATGACGCCAATGCCCGCCTGATGGCAGGCATCCACAAAGTGCATAAACTGCTTCGGCGTACCGTAGCGGGAAGTCGGCGCAAAATACCCGGTAACCTGGTACCCCCAGGAACCGTCAAAGGGATACTCCGTCACCGGCATGATTTCCATGTGGGTGTAGCCCATTTCTTTGACATAGGGTACCAGCTCTTCCGCCAGCTTATCATAGCTGAACACGTTGCCGTCCTGGTACCGCCGCCACGAGCCCAGATGCACCTCGTATATATTCACCGGATGGTCATAGTGCGGTGCGGTTTCCTTGTGGTGCTGCCACGCCGCGTCGCCCCAGCGGTAGCCATCCAGTTCGCAGTATCTGCTGGAGGTGCCGGGGCGCGTATCAAAGAATCGCGCATACGGGTCACTTTTGTACACCTGCACGCCGTCTGCCCCTGTCACACAGAACTGATAGCGTGCAAACTCCGGAAGCACCTGTGGAAGCGTTCCCTCCCACACGCCCCCGCTGATTTTTCGCAAGGAACAACGCTGCGGGTCCCATTCGTTAAAGTCCCCCACAACCGAAACACTGCAGGCATTCGGCGCCCAAACGCGAAAAACCGTCTGCGTCTGCGCGCCGGTTTGCTCTTTGTGTACCCCCATATAGTCGTAAGCCTGCACATTCGTCCCCTGATGAAACAGATAGAGCGGCACGCTGTCTTTCTGAGATTCGCTTTTTTGCATAGCCAACAGCTCCTGTATGTATGGGATTTTGGTAATCTTTTATAGTATTATCATACCACAAAAAAACGGAATTTCAATAGGTTTCTGAAAATATTGCAGAAGTTCGTGCAGAAATTGCACGTGCTTTTGTCTATGTTGCTACAAAATCAGGTGGTTTTTCTGTAGTAAGCAGCACCACCAATCAGGAACAGTATACGACCAAACGGTTAAAAAGGAAGTCAGTTTTCGTAAAGCAGCAAAAATTCCGCCAAACCATCCCGTTTCTCAGACGCTTTAACAGTTTGCCGGATAAAAAAACGCCCCCTGAAAATCCAATCTTCAGGGGACGCACCTACGTTTTACGCAGGAAGAAAGAGAAAAGAAAATTACAGCTCAGCGAAGTACTTAATGGTACGAACCATCTGGCTGGTGTAAGAGTTCTCGTTGTCGTACCAGGAAACGACCTGCACCTCATAGGTGTTGTCGTCAATCTTAGTCACGTTAGTCTGGGTTGCGTCAAACAGCGAACCGTAACGCATACCGATAACGTCGGAAGAAACGATTTCCTCGTCGTTGTAGCCGAAGGAAGCGTTGTCCTTAGTTGCTTTCTTCATGTAATCGTTGATTTCTTCCTTGGTGAGGCCAGCCTTCTTGCAGACAGCAGTCAGGATGGTGGTGGAGCCTGTCGGCACCGGTACACGCTGTGCAGCGCCGGTAAGTTTGCCGTTCAGTTCCGGAATAACCAGGCCGATTGCCTTTGCAGCACCGGAGGAAGCCGGAACGATGTTTGCGGCGCCTGCACGGGAGCGGCGCAGGTTACCCTTGCGCTGCGGGCCGTCGAGGATCATCTGATCGCCGGTGTAAGCATGGATGGTAACCATGATGCCGGACTGAATCGGAGCCAGTTCATTCAAAGCCTTTGCCATCGGCGCCAGGCAGTTGGTTGTGCAGGAAGCAGCAGAGATGATCTGATCCTCTTTCTTCAGGGTCTTCTCATTTACGCTGTAAACAATGGTCGGCAGATCGTTGCCTGCAGGAGCAGAGATAACAACTTTCTTTGCACCGGCCTTAATGTGCGCGGAAGCCTTTTCTTTGGAGGTGTAGAAGCCTGTGCACTCCAGCACAACATCAACACCAAGCTGGCCCCAAGGCAGTTTGGAAGCGTCGGGCTCTTTGTAGATGGTAATCTTCTTGCCGTCTACCTTAATGAAGTCCTCGCCGGCCTCGACTGTGTGCTTGTTTTCGCCGATTTTGCCTGTGAAGCCGCCCTGTGCGGTGTCATACTTCAGCAGGAAAGCGAGCATTTCCGGCTTTGTCAGGTCGTTGATTGCAACAACCTCATATCCGTCTGATTCAAACATCTGTCTGAAAGCAAGACGGCCGATACGGCCAAAACCATTGATTGCTACCTTAACTGACATTTTAATATCCTCCTTGAAAGTAAGAATGAACAATTTTGCATGTAAGCCTCAAGCGGCCATCTTTATTATATTATTTTAGAGGTAAATTTACAAGTGCTTGTCTGATGATTAACAAAAAATAATCGAATTTCATCGAAATCCTGCCCCGAAATCCGGTTTGCAGAATTCAGTGCGGCTTTTTATGCGTATAAAAATAACACTTTGCGTTGTACTTCTGCCCCAGATACTGAATCAGCACGCGTTCCAGCCGCTTTTCCATCTCATTGGGAGAAAGCGGGCGGCGGTCCTCCCGTGACGCAATCACCGGGCGGTTTCCGCGCGAGCGGCGCGCGGTCAGCGTGGGGGCGTCCTTCATCACGACCGGGCGCACCTCCGGTACTTCCTCGTCTTCTGTTTCTCCGGTCAGTTCTTCCCGCGTCATAGGCCGCACCGTGCAGACAGCAATCATCAAAAAAGCGCCCATCACCGGCAAAACCCACAAAAGCCCCGGCGGGTACGCTGCCGCTTCGGCATTGCCGAACCGTGGCAGCGCCGAAGCGGCGGCAAACAGCACCGTGGCAAACGTCAGCCCAAACAGCCGCCCGCGGGAAACCCGCCGCACCTCCGTATCCATCTGCACCAGCGCCTGCAGCGTGAGCATCAGGAAAAGCAGCGCGCCGGTGCGCAGGATGTTTTCCGTACTGACCGGCTCCGACGCGTTCACGCGGAACTGCAGCACCAGCTCCGCACAGCACCACAACGTGGGGGTCAGCGCCAAAACCGGATGGTCTGCAAAGTAATTCTGCCCGTCCGCTGCAAAAAGACAGCCCTCCAGGCACAGCATCAGTCCCGCCGCCACGGCAAGCACCGTGCAGATACCCGTAGTATACGGGAACTTTCCGGTTTTATTCCACGCCTGATAAACAACTGATACGCCGGTCAGCAGGATGCCAGTCAGCGTATAAGCGGTACTGAGCAGCCTGCCGCTGACCGGCAGGCGCACCATCGTGTGGTCGCTGCGGCAGGCAAGCAGGCAGACCAATGCGCCCGCCGCAAGCACACCGCACAGCGCGATGCCCCACGCGCCGAAAGTTTCCGCCGCGGCAAGCTGCACCGCCCGCAGTCCCAGCGACACCGCCAGAGTGACACCGAACGCGGCCCAAGCGAGTTTTGATTTCATTGAAATTGGACACTCCTATCGTTGTTCGATGGGAACATAGGGCCTCGGTTTCGACAG encodes:
- the gap gene encoding type I glyceraldehyde-3-phosphate dehydrogenase, whose translation is MSVKVAINGFGRIGRLAFRQMFESDGYEVVAINDLTKPEMLAFLLKYDTAQGGFTGKIGENKHTVEAGEDFIKVDGKKITIYKEPDASKLPWGQLGVDVVLECTGFYTSKEKASAHIKAGAKKVVISAPAGNDLPTIVYSVNEKTLKKEDQIISAASCTTNCLAPMAKALNELAPIQSGIMVTIHAYTGDQMILDGPQRKGNLRRSRAGAANIVPASSGAAKAIGLVIPELNGKLTGAAQRVPVPTGSTTILTAVCKKAGLTKEEINDYMKKATKDNASFGYNDEEIVSSDVIGMRYGSLFDATQTNVTKIDDNTYEVQVVSWYDNENSYTSQMVRTIKYFAEL
- the glgB gene encoding 1,4-alpha-glucan branching protein GlgB; its protein translation is MQKSESQKDSVPLYLFHQGTNVQAYDYMGVHKEQTGAQTQTVFRVWAPNACSVSVVGDFNEWDPQRCSLRKISGGVWEGTLPQVLPEFARYQFCVTGADGVQVYKSDPYARFFDTRPGTSSRYCELDGYRWGDAAWQHHKETAPHYDHPVNIYEVHLGSWRRYQDGNVFSYDKLAEELVPYVKEMGYTHMEIMPVTEYPFDGSWGYQVTGYFAPTSRYGTPKQFMHFVDACHQAGIGVIMDWVPAHFPKDASGLARFDGTACYEYADPRKGEHRDWGTLVFDYGRPEVVSFLISSAVFWLEQYHIDGIRVDAVASMLYLDYSRKDGEWVPNKDGGRENLEAIAFLQKLNEAVFERFPTVMMIAEESTSWPMVSKPTYMGGLGFNYKWNMGWMNDMMHYMALDPLGRKYNQKDVTFSFFYAFAENFILPISHDEVVHGKCSLMNKMPGTAEQKFAGVRAFMGYMMAHPGKKLLFMGTELGQFIEWNYEQELDWLLLQYPQHEAQHRFFRELNQFYLKNSPLWEIDFSWEGFSWISSDDCDQSVIAFRRFNKAHEELLIVCNFVPVERPQYRIGVPYDGIYEEVFSTDWSRFGGSGLSNGRHLVSEKEFPMHGMEQSVNLHLPPLSTIYLRKAAEQTAVKPKARIQKPAQTAKKRTARQPKPVLKP
- the glgD gene encoding glucose-1-phosphate adenylyltransferase subunit GlgD, with protein sequence MNVNHVLGIIFANMHDEKVRELTETRAMGSVPFGGRYRLIDFTLSNMVNSGINNVGVITKSNYQSLMDHLGSGKAWDLSRKREGLFMLPPFSNGSAEYNNRIEALASVMRFLSHSKDEYVFMTDSDYVCNIDCKKVLASHIKTGADVTLVYRYGHIPEKYASPVAYEIDPDGMVRDALVGPRDEGDCNYALPMLLIGRDLLIKLISDCVSRNLYNFERDFIQRNIANYRFHGYEFNGFFRSICSMNDYFESNMALMQPKVRSELFTPNRPVYTKVRDDMPTRYGLGSEVSNSLIADGCVIEGSVENCVLFRGVHIGKNSKVSNCVIMQDSMIGQDCKLDYVIMDKDVVIKEERSLMGFQSYPVFINKGSVV
- a CDS encoding glucose-1-phosphate adenylyltransferase; the protein is MLPKQEVVAMILAGGQGSRLGVLTKKLAKPAVPYGGKYRIIDFPLSNCVNSGIETVGVLTQYQPLELNEYIGSGQPWDLDSMNAGVRVLPPYQRSRKSDWYKGTANAIYQNMPYIERYSPEYVVILSGDHIYKMDYSQMVAYHKEKNADCTIAEIEVPMEEAPRFGILNTNEDNSIYEFDEKPKKPKSNKASMGIYVFTWSKLKKYLEEDEATPKSSNDFGHDVLPAMLQAGERMFAYPFEGYWKDVGTVESLWESNMDLLNPNIPLDLSENTWKIYCRNPVMPPHYISKDAKVQNSLVAEGANVYGEIDFAVLFSGVYIAPGAVVRDSIIMPGTRIEEGAVVQYAIVAENTVIGKNAVVGQRPEDMDDKDEWGVAVVGSDCMVQPGTVIPPKAMVDAETMAEEAQKK